In a single window of the Candidatus Caccoplasma merdavium genome:
- a CDS encoding LysM peptidoglycan-binding domain-containing protein — translation MNKIFAILLCLAFFLPVTASAGKRKKDKKQNKIEIPADTLVAATRHDTTLAAVDTLKQSPAKQPSVTTPHKLTAKDTITDNDIVLPEGLSSGVDTLISAEVDNLQPPVNRHGGNIDYPDEVYIERLSALPAVIELPYNSVVKGYISLYTEKRRELVEKLLALNRYYEPIFERELDKMGLPLELKYLPVIESALRPNAVSPVGATGLWQFMIGTARMMGLEVNSVVDERRDPLKSTQQALRYLLQLHDNFGDWTLAIAAYNCGPGNVNKAIRRSGGKRDYWDIYPYLPRETRGYVPAFIAANYIMNYYDKHNIQPGEIELPAETDTVWVSKRLHFKQIADVIGIEVSELRQLNPQYRRDVVPATDKHPYTLILPQETAYAYVENEDSISKHQSELYARRITAELAKASASPVQGYHRVRSGENLSVIAHRYRTSVANLKKWNNLKSNNIYPGMRLAVRAAYAKNRSTASTTTTKTTRKAETWTQNGVRYYKVREGDSLWEISRQFGTTVQALKNSNNLSSNKLKPGQTLRIP, via the coding sequence ATGAACAAGATTTTTGCCATACTGCTGTGCCTCGCATTTTTCCTTCCCGTAACAGCCTCGGCCGGCAAACGGAAAAAAGACAAAAAACAAAATAAAATCGAAATCCCGGCCGATACCCTTGTCGCAGCAACCCGTCATGACACCACTCTCGCAGCGGTCGACACCCTGAAACAAAGCCCCGCCAAACAACCATCGGTAACCACGCCTCACAAACTGACCGCCAAAGACACCATCACCGACAACGACATCGTCCTTCCCGAAGGTCTGAGTAGCGGTGTCGACACCCTCATCAGTGCCGAAGTCGACAACCTGCAACCCCCAGTCAACCGGCACGGCGGCAACATCGACTACCCCGACGAAGTCTACATCGAACGGCTCAGCGCCCTCCCCGCCGTCATCGAACTGCCCTACAACAGCGTGGTCAAAGGCTACATCTCGCTCTACACCGAGAAACGCCGGGAACTGGTCGAGAAACTACTCGCCCTGAACCGTTATTACGAACCCATTTTCGAGCGTGAACTCGACAAGATGGGACTTCCGCTCGAATTGAAATACCTGCCCGTCATCGAGTCGGCACTGCGACCCAACGCCGTCTCGCCGGTCGGAGCCACCGGTCTGTGGCAATTCATGATAGGCACCGCCCGCATGATGGGGCTCGAAGTCAACAGTGTCGTCGACGAACGTCGTGACCCGCTCAAATCGACCCAACAGGCCCTCCGTTACCTGCTGCAACTGCACGACAACTTCGGCGACTGGACCCTCGCCATCGCCGCCTACAACTGCGGCCCGGGCAACGTAAACAAAGCCATTCGCCGTTCGGGCGGGAAACGCGACTATTGGGACATCTACCCCTATCTGCCCCGCGAAACCCGCGGATATGTCCCCGCCTTCATCGCGGCCAACTACATCATGAACTACTACGACAAGCACAACATACAGCCGGGAGAGATAGAACTACCGGCCGAGACCGACACCGTGTGGGTATCGAAACGGTTGCACTTCAAACAGATAGCCGATGTCATCGGCATCGAGGTGAGCGAACTGCGGCAACTCAACCCCCAATACCGCCGCGATGTCGTCCCGGCAACCGACAAGCACCCCTACACCCTCATCTTGCCCCAAGAGACGGCCTATGCCTATGTCGAGAACGAAGATTCCATCAGCAAACACCAGTCCGAACTCTATGCCCGCCGCATCACCGCCGAACTGGCCAAAGCATCGGCGTCGCCCGTGCAAGGGTACCACCGGGTGCGTTCGGGTGAGAACCTCTCGGTCATCGCCCACCGGTACCGCACCAGCGTAGCCAACCTGAAAAAATGGAACAACCTGAAAAGCAACAACATCTACCCCGGCATGCGACTGGCCGTGCGTGCCGCCTACGCCAAGAACCGTTCCACGGCATCAACCACTACGACCAAAACCACCCGCAAAGCCGAGACATGGACTCAAAACGGCGTGCGCTATTACAAAGTAAGAGAAGGTGACAGCCTGTGGGAAATCTCCCGGCAATTCGGCACCACGGTACAGGCCCTGAAAAACAGCAACAACCTGAGT
- a CDS encoding ParB/RepB/Spo0J family partition protein, whose amino-acid sequence MTTIKRNALGRGLDALITMDDVKTGGSSSINEIKLSLIKPNPGQPRQEFDEASLNELAASIREIGIIQPITLRQMPDDSYQIISGERRYRASLLAGLETIPAYVRTVEDETVMEMALIENIQREDLNPVEIALTFQKLIEQYHLTQDRLSERVGKKRATIANYLRLLKLPAEIQIGLKNKQIDMGHARALLSVDNPAQQLRLYEQIQEHGYSVRKVEELAKEMNTPQAPIAGQEEKPVTNNEGYDILRRHLSDFFKAPVQFTCNAKGKGKISIPFKNEEELERLIALFDKLK is encoded by the coding sequence ATGACGACCATCAAACGAAATGCCCTCGGCCGGGGTCTCGACGCCCTCATCACCATGGACGACGTGAAAACCGGAGGGTCATCATCGATCAACGAAATAAAACTGTCCCTCATCAAGCCCAACCCGGGACAACCGCGGCAGGAATTCGACGAAGCCTCGCTCAACGAGCTGGCCGCATCGATACGCGAAATCGGTATCATACAGCCCATCACCCTGCGTCAGATGCCCGACGACAGCTATCAAATCATCTCGGGCGAACGCCGATACCGGGCCTCCCTGCTGGCCGGGCTCGAAACCATACCGGCCTATGTGCGCACCGTCGAAGACGAGACCGTGATGGAAATGGCTCTCATCGAGAACATTCAGCGCGAAGACCTCAACCCCGTTGAAATCGCCCTGACGTTCCAGAAACTCATCGAGCAATACCACCTCACCCAAGACCGGCTGAGCGAACGCGTAGGCAAAAAACGCGCCACCATCGCCAACTACCTGAGGCTGTTGAAACTGCCGGCCGAGATACAAATCGGGCTGAAAAACAAGCAAATCGACATGGGACACGCCCGCGCCCTCCTCTCGGTCGACAACCCCGCGCAGCAACTGCGGCTCTATGAGCAAATACAAGAACACGGGTACTCGGTGCGGAAGGTGGAGGAGTTGGCCAAAGAGATGAACACCCCCCAAGCCCCCATCGCCGGGCAAGAAGAAAAGCCGGTCACGAACAACGAAGGCTACGACATATTGCGCCGTCACCTCTCCGACTTTTTCAAAGCCCCGGTGCAATTCACCTGCAACGCCAAAGGAAAAGGGAAAATCTCTATTCCGTTTAAAAACGAAGAAGAATTGGAGCGACTCATCGCCCTCTTCGACAAACTGAAATAA